One Triplophysa rosa linkage group LG21, Trosa_1v2, whole genome shotgun sequence DNA segment encodes these proteins:
- the zmp:0000001174 gene encoding retinoic acid-induced protein 2: protein MEEPYKDSVAVDMANPQEEVCNRASDGVGKLESEATPIIPTETWNVTSPAITKSSLSPLLTVQTTPVVTPAAESPNGVALKVATTVLQPICLGESPVVLPILAGSTGPQVGQPGAASYLMTSQGPVSLPLVLEQQILQHLNPQLLQQTATCPALPLPLQNNILNPSLALGPPPVLDQKDACPVLDTSLLTLLQNPNFAAIIQDLFPSQGNSSPTCHPTSSPQVDITTAFLPPSPFSHPYSSPLAPLVPPATLLVPYPVVIPLPVPLPIPLPIPVPVSVCKDSKLDIDPPKSSCNVNKSTQTSPSDISPQWMLPIKEMASIQPPCPVVTDGEVLDLSIRAPQRSIRVDSLQVIQSCQQDNVLDLSVPSVRKTRSKSYSPYGPWPPDRDRVCHRGDDVSSGTLALGVLRPVDCTPKLDTKLLSGLASLEFSRQHKWVVDSGHSSAVAGAVHDPHALAGSGNIEIVSTSQTAKVIVSVKDAMPAIFCSKLKGLSGVSTKNFSIKRDAGQGGFAALQRVQVDQRGESSDSLKKIPKNRGIKVKKVSSQEIHILPIKKQRLAAFLPRK, encoded by the coding sequence ATGGAAGAGCCGTACAAAGATTCTGTAGCTGTAGACATGGCGAACCCTCAGGAAGAGGTCTGCAACAGGGCGTCCGATGGCGTCGGGAAACTTGAAAGCGAGGCCACTCCGATAATCCCAACCGAGACATGGAACGTCACCTCTCCAGCCATCACGAAAAGCTCCCTGTCACCCCTGCTCACAGTTCAAACCACCCCGGTTGTGACTCCCGCTGCAGAGTCTCCAAACGGTGTTGCCCTGAAAGTAGCGACGACCGTACTCCAGCCAATCTGTTTGGGGGAAAGTCCAGTAGTGCTGCCAATTCTCGCAGGTTCAACCGGCCCCCAAGTAGGACAACCAGGTGCAGCTTCCTACCTGATGACCAGCCAAGGTCCAGTGTCCCTGCCCCTAGTCCTAGAACAACAAATCCTCCAACATTTGAATCCTCAATTGCTTcaacaaaccgccacgtgtccTGCCCTTCCGCTTCCCCTTCAAAACAACATTCTGAACCCTTCCCTAGCTCTCGGTCCGCCCCCAGTCTTGGACCAAAAAGATGCATGTCCAGTGTTGGACACTAGTCTACTGACTCTCCTTCAGAACCCTAACTTTGCTGCCATTATACAAGACCTCTTCCCTAGTCAAGGCAACTCATCCCCCACCTGTCACCCGACGTCTTCCCCACAAGTAGACATCACCACAGCTTTCCTCCCCCCATCACCTTTCTCACACCCCTACAGCTCCCCATTAGCCCCCTTGGTGCCTCCAGCCACGTTACTTGTTCCCTATCCCGTCGTAATCCCGCTTCCAGTGCCTCTTCCAATCCCGTTGCCAATCCCAGTTCCAGTCTCCGTGTGCAAGGATTCCAAGCTCGATATAGACCCCCCTAAATCATCTTGTAATGTGAATAAAAGCACACAGACTTCACCTAGTGACATCTCTCCTCAGTGGATGTTACCCATCAAGGAAATGGCATCAATCCAACCACCCTGCCCTGTAGTGACAGACGGAGAGGTGCTAGACTTATCCATCAGGGCGCCTCAACGTTCCATTCGTGTTGACAGTCTGCAAGTGATCCAGTCATGTCAGCAGGACAATGTCCTTGATTTATCTGTACCCAGTGTAAGGAAGACACGCAGCAAGTCTTATAGCCCATACGGTCCCTGGCCCCCTGACCGGGATAGAGTGTGCCACAGGGGTGATGATGTCAGCAGTGGGACTTTGGCTCTTGGGGTTCTGCGGCCGGTGGACTGTACCCCAAAGCTAGATACTAAGCTGCTAAGTGGTCTGGCATCTTTGGAGTTCAGTCGGCAGCACAAGTGGGTGGTAGACAGCGGTCACAGTAGCGCGGTAGCTGGGGCGGTGCACGACCCGCACGCCCTCGCGGGAAGCGGCAACATCGAGATTGTCAGCACGTCGCAGACTGCCAAAGTCATCGTGTCGGTCAAAGATGCCATGCCTGCGATTTTCTGCAGCAAGCTGAAGGGATTGTCAGGTGTTTCTACGAAGAACTTCTCCATCAAGCGTGACGCAGGTCAGGGGGGATTCGCGGCACTCCAGAGGGTCCAGGTTGACCAGCGAGGAGAATCCAGCGACTCGCTCAAAAAGATTCCTAAAAATAGAGGCATTAAAGTAAAGAAAGTGAGCTCGCAGGAGATCCATATACTGCCCATAAAAAAGCAGCGCCTGGCTGCGTTTCTTCCCAGAAAGTAA